The following are encoded together in the Geobacter sulfurreducens PCA genome:
- a CDS encoding glycosyltransferase family 9 protein, with amino-acid sequence MRREGRRVIVITLLEHLGDIVACEPVARYVRSQEPNSFLIWFVSPTYREIVETYASLDRVRTINCITSWSRLRRSVRFDRVVDLHIDGRVCPTCRIPHGNFDGDRSINLSNYFYYGSLLGSFCKAAGLPALDDQPVLHLPKRVKGCVASLRLAEQYLVIHCNSNELCKDWSSQKWNKLLDRLALDDIKVIEVGLQSDLGRSQSEHYIDLCGKLSLLETAEVIRGSKLFVGIDSGPAHIANAVGTYGIILLGQYRAFNCYQPYSGAFADGSMASVIYSKSHVRDISVNTVYQEISRVLTLSATLSAVASNNKSRANA; translated from the coding sequence ATGAGACGAGAAGGAAGAAGGGTGATCGTCATAACCTTGCTTGAACATCTCGGTGATATCGTGGCGTGCGAACCAGTGGCCAGGTATGTGAGGAGCCAAGAACCTAACTCCTTCCTGATATGGTTTGTATCACCGACCTACCGGGAGATTGTCGAAACCTACGCCTCGTTGGACAGGGTCAGGACGATCAACTGTATTACTTCTTGGTCCAGACTTCGCAGATCAGTCCGATTCGACCGGGTTGTTGATCTCCATATCGATGGGCGTGTCTGTCCCACCTGCCGGATCCCTCACGGCAATTTTGATGGCGACCGCTCCATTAACCTGAGCAACTACTTTTATTATGGGTCGCTATTAGGTAGCTTTTGCAAAGCTGCCGGCCTTCCGGCGCTGGACGACCAGCCAGTTTTGCACCTTCCAAAGCGAGTCAAGGGCTGTGTCGCTTCTCTGCGCCTTGCCGAGCAGTATCTAGTAATACATTGTAATTCAAATGAACTATGCAAGGACTGGAGCTCACAGAAGTGGAACAAATTATTAGACCGCCTCGCCTTGGACGACATCAAGGTAATTGAGGTAGGCTTACAGTCCGATCTTGGTCGTAGTCAGTCTGAACACTACATTGACCTCTGCGGGAAGCTCTCTCTTCTGGAGACGGCAGAGGTGATTCGGGGATCCAAGCTCTTTGTCGGGATCGACAGTGGTCCTGCGCATATTGCTAATGCCGTTGGGACGTATGGAATAATTCTTCTTGGTCAATACAGGGCCTTCAATTGTTACCAACCTTACAGTGGAGCGTTTGCAGATGGCAGCATGGCCTCTGTGATTTATAGTAAAAGTCACGTTCGGGATATTTCAGTGAACACAGTATACCAGGAGATAAGCCGTGTGCTTACTCTCTCTGCCACCTTATCGGCTGTGGCTTCTAACAACAAAAGCAGGGCTAATGCATAG
- a CDS encoding glycosyltransferase WbsX family protein produces the protein MITPDHNIIKPIAIVLPQFHPIRENNLWWGEGFTEWTNVVKGRPRFRGHYQPHLPKDLGYYDLRLPETRKAQAALATKYGIYGFCYYHYWFNGRRILESPVDAMLESGEPDFPFMLCWANENWTRNWDGSYNKVLLEQKYSKEDFVNHARHLIRYFKDDRYIKIDGRPVFAIYKDDIGEDIEKYLLLFRNELLKNSINVFLCRFERNIGTSRDLNRAFQVFDAGIEFQPLARQFSYLINYNNRLSRRIYKTLKKHFCFCKNIDDVYVYSHLVDNDLKYDFQQGWPIFPGVCPGWDNSARRRDTTAIIFDKSTPEIFKLWVREKIRITDWNLLPERFLFVNAWNEWAEGNHLEPCEKWGTQYLAALQAGINEM, from the coding sequence ATGATTACTCCCGACCACAATATTATCAAACCTATCGCTATCGTATTACCCCAGTTCCATCCCATTCGAGAAAACAATTTATGGTGGGGCGAAGGTTTCACCGAATGGACTAATGTCGTTAAGGGGCGACCGCGTTTCCGGGGACATTACCAGCCTCATTTGCCGAAAGATCTTGGCTACTATGACTTGCGACTACCTGAAACACGCAAAGCGCAAGCTGCTCTCGCAACAAAATACGGCATCTATGGTTTTTGCTATTATCATTACTGGTTTAATGGTCGCCGTATTCTCGAAAGTCCTGTTGACGCAATGTTAGAATCAGGCGAGCCAGATTTCCCCTTCATGCTTTGCTGGGCAAATGAAAATTGGACGAGAAATTGGGATGGAAGTTATAATAAGGTTCTGTTGGAACAAAAGTATTCTAAGGAAGACTTTGTTAATCATGCACGCCATTTGATAAGATACTTTAAGGATGACCGCTACATAAAAATTGATGGTAGACCTGTTTTTGCAATCTATAAGGATGACATAGGAGAAGATATTGAGAAATATCTTCTCCTATTTCGCAATGAATTGCTTAAAAATTCTATCAACGTATTTTTGTGCAGATTCGAAAGAAATATCGGGACAAGTAGGGACTTAAATAGAGCTTTTCAAGTTTTTGATGCAGGTATCGAATTTCAGCCTCTTGCTAGGCAATTTTCTTATTTGATCAATTATAATAATAGATTAAGTAGACGCATTTACAAGACGTTAAAAAAGCACTTCTGCTTCTGTAAGAATATTGATGATGTATATGTATATTCACATTTGGTAGATAATGACCTTAAATATGATTTTCAGCAAGGATGGCCAATTTTTCCAGGAGTATGTCCTGGATGGGATAACTCTGCTCGTCGCAGAGATACTACAGCGATAATATTCGATAAATCAACTCCTGAAATCTTTAAACTATGGGTTCGTGAGAAAATTAGAATAACAGATTGGAATTTGCTTCCAGAAAGATTTCTTTTTGTAAACGCTTGGAATGAGTGGGCTGAGGGTAACCATCTTGAACCTTGCGAAAAGTGGGGTACACAGTATCTGGCTGCTCTTCAGGCGGGCATCAATGAAATGTGA
- a CDS encoding glycosyltransferase family 2 protein, translated as MKCESIMRPKVSVALATYNGEKYIEEQLESIIKQTRAPDELVICDDCSNDETINIITKKIKNAHFDVKLVSNDKNIGYVQNFSKALEMSSGDIVFLCDQDDVWLSDKIEFIINKFNTRPDIQLLIHDVDYCKEDLTPIGQTKLQRMESNFDIESDYVVGMATAVRRSFLVHCLPVPSAPEVTHDKWLHDCARVLGCKGIVREVLALYRRHSLNVTAPSRLNVDFVTTRHYFGNESLAFLKLFRMETDLGSPDISPLVQWLDSRKMVLLDNGFSSEDRINTFIQYEEKRLRARNSRQSILRLDRWKRLFPIYDLYRSGGYHYYCGWKSALKDLLRTYA; from the coding sequence ATGAAATGTGAGTCTATTATGCGACCTAAAGTATCTGTTGCATTAGCAACGTATAATGGTGAGAAGTATATTGAAGAGCAGCTTGAGAGTATTATTAAACAAACTAGGGCGCCTGATGAGTTAGTTATATGTGACGATTGCTCTAATGATGAAACAATAAATATAATAACTAAAAAAATTAAAAATGCGCATTTTGATGTTAAACTAGTTTCGAATGATAAAAATATTGGATATGTACAGAATTTTTCAAAAGCTCTTGAGATGTCCTCTGGTGATATCGTTTTCTTGTGCGATCAGGACGACGTATGGCTTAGTGACAAAATAGAATTTATTATAAATAAATTCAACACTCGACCTGATATTCAGTTGCTTATCCATGATGTTGATTATTGTAAAGAAGATTTAACACCAATAGGACAAACTAAATTACAAAGGATGGAATCTAACTTTGATATTGAGTCGGATTATGTTGTTGGGATGGCAACAGCAGTACGTAGATCATTTTTAGTACACTGTTTGCCCGTGCCGAGTGCTCCAGAGGTCACCCATGACAAATGGTTGCATGATTGTGCTCGAGTACTCGGTTGCAAGGGAATTGTTAGGGAAGTATTGGCTCTTTATCGACGCCACTCCTTGAACGTGACAGCACCATCTCGTCTCAATGTAGATTTTGTTACTACCAGGCACTATTTTGGTAATGAATCTCTAGCGTTTCTGAAATTGTTTAGAATGGAAACCGATTTGGGAAGTCCTGACATTTCACCTCTCGTTCAATGGTTGGATTCACGAAAAATGGTTCTGCTGGACAACGGGTTTTCTTCAGAAGATCGAATCAATACGTTTATTCAGTATGAGGAAAAGAGACTTCGTGCTAGGAATTCACGTCAAAGCATATTGAGGCTTGATCGCTGGAAACGATTATTTCCGATTTATGATTTGTACCGGTCTGGTGGCTATCATTATTACTGTGGTTGGAAAAGTGCATTGAAAGATCTCTTACGTACTTATGCTTAA
- a CDS encoding glycosyltransferase family 2 protein, translating into MTLIGSGMSHHNPLVSVVIPSKNRPDLVIATLVSVIDQTYDNIEIIVVDDGSDMPLAPLLKDRFSDRVLCLRNDQSLGGAVARNRGAQSAHGDYITFLDDDDLWLPKKLEMQVDAFSKHGVDIGVVYCGFDFLCKEEIVPRQNKFHNDYDLSIAVLSGCPFGSPTPLIRKHYFDMVGGFDRELPSCQDWDLWIRLSKVCGFYPVKESLALYRVHGDQISTNLRKKIDGRKMVLAKHYDEIKNYPRVLSAHYSRIGSLCVLADEHVEARDFFSKALASNMFDGGSFVHLVLQFLCRPLEKWLIERFSVNTIDGIKVIH; encoded by the coding sequence ATGACTTTGATCGGTAGCGGGATGTCCCACCATAATCCTCTGGTTTCTGTCGTCATTCCGAGCAAGAATAGACCAGATCTCGTTATCGCTACGTTAGTGAGCGTTATTGATCAAACCTACGATAACATAGAGATAATTGTGGTTGACGATGGTTCCGATATGCCATTGGCTCCGCTTCTGAAAGACAGATTTAGCGATAGAGTGCTGTGTCTGAGGAATGACCAATCGCTTGGTGGGGCTGTTGCTCGCAATCGTGGAGCACAAAGTGCCCACGGTGATTATATCACGTTCCTGGATGATGACGATTTGTGGTTGCCGAAAAAGCTTGAGATGCAGGTTGATGCTTTTTCGAAACACGGCGTTGATATTGGAGTAGTTTACTGCGGTTTTGATTTTCTGTGCAAAGAAGAGATAGTGCCTCGCCAGAACAAGTTTCATAATGATTATGATCTGAGCATCGCTGTCTTGTCAGGATGCCCCTTCGGGTCGCCGACTCCTCTGATAAGAAAGCACTATTTCGATATGGTCGGAGGTTTCGACAGGGAATTGCCTTCCTGCCAGGATTGGGACCTCTGGATCCGACTGTCTAAGGTGTGTGGGTTCTACCCTGTCAAGGAGTCGTTGGCGCTGTATAGAGTACATGGGGATCAAATCTCTACGAACCTCCGGAAAAAAATCGACGGAAGAAAAATGGTTCTAGCCAAGCATTATGATGAGATCAAGAACTATCCTCGTGTGTTGTCGGCTCACTATAGCCGGATCGGATCGTTGTGTGTCCTTGCCGATGAACATGTCGAGGCACGAGATTTTTTTTCTAAAGCCCTGGCAAGTAATATGTTCGATGGTGGCAGTTTCGTTCATCTGGTATTGCAGTTTCTGTGCAGACCCTTGGAAAAATGGCTTATCGAACGCTTCAGCGTCAATACTATAGATGGCATCAAGGTGATACACTAG
- a CDS encoding glycosyltransferase family 2 protein, giving the protein MPRFSVVIPCFNQGEYVNEAIASVLNQSCDDYEIIVVDDGSTDQATVTVLDRLDHSGVKLVRTSNQGLAAARNNGITAACAEFILPLDADDRIGPAYLERAGAILGSHPEVGFVYCLAELFDGARGKFYLNNASLEDMLWDSRVFCSALFRKSDWAAVGGYNSNMVYGWEDWDFWLSLLELGKTPYMIEEVMFFYRVKHNSMIRSMTLDNKIAMHQQLYNNHRRLYGKIDDIDFEKYHRRRGTVRYKLIEHIKKLMFNARYWNK; this is encoded by the coding sequence TTGCCAAGGTTCAGCGTCGTCATACCCTGCTTCAACCAGGGGGAATACGTAAACGAGGCGATAGCGTCGGTATTGAATCAGTCGTGTGACGACTACGAGATTATCGTGGTGGATGACGGTTCCACCGACCAGGCAACGGTGACAGTGCTGGACAGACTCGATCACTCTGGCGTAAAGTTGGTCCGAACCTCAAATCAAGGTCTTGCTGCGGCGCGGAACAACGGCATAACTGCAGCATGCGCTGAATTTATTCTGCCGCTCGATGCTGATGATCGCATTGGTCCTGCCTACCTCGAAAGAGCAGGAGCGATTCTTGGCTCACATCCTGAAGTCGGGTTCGTCTATTGTCTGGCTGAGTTGTTTGACGGTGCGCGCGGAAAATTTTATCTGAACAACGCTTCCTTGGAGGATATGCTGTGGGACAGTCGAGTGTTCTGCAGTGCACTTTTCAGGAAGTCCGACTGGGCCGCTGTAGGCGGCTACAATAGTAATATGGTATATGGCTGGGAGGATTGGGACTTCTGGTTATCGTTGCTTGAACTGGGTAAGACGCCTTATATGATAGAAGAGGTGATGTTTTTTTATAGGGTAAAGCACAATTCAATGATACGTTCCATGACATTAGATAATAAGATAGCAATGCACCAACAGCTTTATAATAACCACCGTAGACTATACGGCAAAATAGATGATATTGACTTTGAGAAATATCATCGTCGTAGAGGAACTGTCAGGTATAAACTTATTGAGCATATTAAAAAGCTAATGTTCAATGCCAGATATTGGAATAAATAA
- a CDS encoding glycosyltransferase family 4 protein, which translates to MNILYATCFLDVSGVTRLNYDILARLAGKNNIYVCETASDGRLTSKLENHFRDSFGEPFKLFRYPLQDRYRRFLEYLDSNAIDLVFNTHSLWVYEHIAKLKKDRSNLKVVDSLHVLEPYCFRGGYPDISANRYVHPFIDKSIVISEHLLSYIKRSYSVDPGKFIIIRNGVDTTRFKKDSSLKGIFRNELGVPANFPLIGYIGRFSRQKRPDVFLDVAKHLLGKLGEVYFYMAGDGDLLDKSKKLADSLGISNRVSFVAPRDDIHIVLNSTDMLVLTSSYEGAPLTILEALATGVPVVASDVGAISEYVGTPYVVQRQGRGAEVDQFAEAILRGLNDNYPSIFDREIFSLDYVADSYARVFYDTAVRTSTTQEN; encoded by the coding sequence ATGAATATTCTTTACGCAACATGCTTTCTGGATGTTAGCGGTGTTACCAGATTGAATTATGATATTCTGGCGAGACTTGCCGGGAAGAATAATATCTATGTCTGCGAAACAGCAAGTGATGGAAGGCTTACTTCAAAGCTGGAAAACCACTTCAGGGATAGCTTTGGTGAACCTTTCAAGTTGTTTCGATACCCTCTCCAAGACAGATATCGACGATTTTTAGAGTATTTGGATAGTAATGCCATAGATTTGGTTTTTAATACTCACTCTCTTTGGGTTTATGAGCATATTGCCAAGCTCAAGAAAGATCGTAGCAATCTTAAAGTCGTCGACTCTCTCCATGTGCTCGAACCGTATTGTTTCCGTGGGGGATACCCTGATATCAGTGCAAATAGATATGTACACCCTTTTATAGACAAGAGCATTGTTATATCCGAACACCTCTTGTCTTACATAAAGCGATCTTATTCAGTTGATCCTGGCAAATTCATCATTATTCGGAATGGGGTCGATACAACTCGTTTCAAGAAGGATTCTTCGCTTAAAGGAATTTTCAGAAACGAGCTCGGAGTTCCAGCTAATTTCCCTTTGATCGGCTACATTGGCCGCTTTTCTCGACAAAAAAGGCCCGATGTGTTTCTTGATGTAGCTAAGCATCTATTGGGGAAGCTCGGGGAGGTTTATTTCTATATGGCTGGAGACGGCGATCTTCTTGATAAATCCAAAAAACTTGCAGATAGCTTGGGAATTTCCAATCGAGTTAGTTTTGTTGCGCCGCGAGACGATATACATATCGTATTAAATTCAACGGACATGTTAGTACTAACTTCATCGTACGAGGGAGCCCCACTTACTATTCTAGAGGCATTGGCAACTGGCGTTCCGGTTGTTGCATCAGATGTCGGAGCCATTTCAGAATACGTGGGGACGCCATATGTTGTTCAACGGCAAGGCAGAGGGGCAGAAGTCGATCAATTTGCTGAAGCTATTTTACGTGGACTTAATGATAATTATCCATCAATATTCGACCGGGAAATATTCAGCCTTGATTATGTTGCTGATAGTTATGCTCGGGTCTTTTATGATACGGCAGTTCGGACAAGTACCACACAAGAGAACTGA
- a CDS encoding protoporphyrinogen/coproporphyrinogen oxidase gives MSSILIIGAGPTGLGAAHRLRGLGLENWHLFESTEQIGGLSASFVDDHGFTWDVGGHVLFSHYDYFDRVVEEALDGAWYEHQRECWVRIRETWVPYPFQNNIRHLPPDALEECLAGLKGLAGSPSLAANFREWMDRVFGAGIVKHFMEPYNRKVWGVPLHEMSREWIGERVSVIDLARIEKNIAEKTDDVNWGPNNTFKFPHKGGTGAIFSSIATRFQDRISFSHELTEVNLAARELGFSNGRRERYDSLITTIPLDIFIGLCRDVPESVREAASRLVHNSGLIVGIGVEGERRDSKCWMYFPEDNCPFYRVTNFHNYSPWNVPNGDTSRFFSLMCETTSSPHKPVNRAEIVETTIQGLINAGMLTESERERIISRYVIDIPYSYPVPTVGRDEALAVINPFLESQGVYSRGRFGAWKYEVGNMDHSFMQGVEVADRILNGADEPTVTGKGGDR, from the coding sequence ATGTCTAGCATCCTCATTATAGGTGCCGGTCCCACCGGCCTTGGTGCGGCCCATCGTCTCCGTGGACTCGGGTTGGAGAATTGGCATCTCTTCGAGTCCACCGAGCAGATCGGCGGCCTCTCCGCCTCCTTCGTCGACGACCATGGCTTCACCTGGGACGTCGGCGGTCACGTCCTCTTTTCTCACTACGATTATTTTGACCGTGTGGTAGAGGAGGCCCTTGACGGCGCTTGGTATGAGCACCAGCGGGAGTGCTGGGTCCGCATCCGCGAAACATGGGTTCCGTACCCGTTCCAGAACAATATCCGTCACCTCCCGCCGGATGCCCTTGAAGAGTGTCTGGCTGGCCTTAAGGGGCTGGCCGGATCTCCAAGCCTTGCAGCCAACTTCCGTGAATGGATGGACCGTGTCTTCGGGGCCGGCATCGTCAAGCATTTCATGGAGCCGTACAACCGTAAAGTCTGGGGAGTGCCGCTGCATGAGATGTCCCGCGAGTGGATCGGCGAGCGGGTGAGCGTCATCGATCTGGCCCGCATTGAGAAGAACATAGCTGAGAAGACTGATGACGTGAACTGGGGGCCGAACAATACTTTCAAATTCCCTCACAAGGGTGGTACTGGAGCGATTTTCAGCAGCATCGCCACTCGTTTCCAGGATCGCATCTCGTTCTCCCATGAATTGACGGAGGTTAACCTTGCTGCCCGCGAACTCGGCTTTTCCAACGGTCGGCGCGAACGGTACGACTCCCTCATTACCACCATCCCCCTCGATATCTTCATTGGCCTCTGCAGGGACGTTCCCGAGTCAGTGCGCGAGGCTGCCAGTCGCCTGGTCCACAACAGCGGCCTCATCGTCGGCATCGGTGTCGAGGGGGAAAGGCGGGACAGCAAGTGCTGGATGTATTTCCCCGAGGACAATTGCCCCTTCTACCGGGTAACCAACTTTCACAACTATTCGCCATGGAACGTCCCGAATGGCGATACCAGCCGCTTTTTCTCGCTCATGTGCGAGACTACGTCCTCTCCGCACAAACCGGTTAACCGCGCGGAGATCGTTGAAACAACCATCCAGGGACTGATAAACGCCGGCATGCTCACCGAAAGCGAACGAGAGCGGATCATCAGCCGATACGTGATAGATATCCCGTATTCCTATCCCGTGCCTACCGTGGGCAGGGATGAAGCGCTTGCCGTGATCAATCCGTTCCTCGAATCACAGGGCGTGTATTCGCGAGGACGCTTCGGAGCATGGAAGTACGAGGTGGGCAATATGGACCATTCATTCATGCAGGGTGTAGAGGTGGCGGACCGCATCCTGAACGGTGCGGACGAGCCGACCGTGACCGGTAAGGGAGGGGATAGATGA
- a CDS encoding class I SAM-dependent methyltransferase — MSIEMRRVRGGIGDIATCPSCHNEVNSFNYRVDYESGESFIYKCPFCDLMFMYPLMLSELTKRPMESVDDADMFNSSVLKRLHEQLIVKKEIAVARALLGRHNFSLLDVGCGTGWISAIWRDLGADVTGLEPSASRRRIARERHGIRVLDSFVEELGSEESFDVVTIRHVLEHLENPLEALRHIHSHTRHDGLLVVVVPNIDCLGRFLFDTRWSWILPWHCLFFNPRSLQGLVERAGFKVENVYQTPSPLWYPESFFRVLPGSSELRERFYARLNIWALLPFAPLVAAGYLSGFSDNITLIARACRHK; from the coding sequence ATGAGTATCGAGATGAGACGGGTGCGTGGAGGGATAGGGGATATCGCCACCTGCCCGTCCTGTCACAATGAGGTAAATAGCTTCAACTACCGTGTCGACTACGAAAGCGGTGAAAGCTTCATCTATAAGTGCCCATTTTGTGATCTGATGTTTATGTATCCGCTTATGCTTTCGGAGCTCACTAAACGGCCGATGGAGTCGGTGGATGATGCCGACATGTTCAACAGTTCGGTATTGAAGAGGCTTCACGAGCAGCTCATAGTCAAGAAGGAGATTGCCGTAGCGCGTGCTTTACTTGGCCGCCATAATTTTTCTCTCCTTGACGTGGGGTGTGGCACGGGCTGGATCTCTGCGATATGGCGTGACCTGGGTGCCGACGTGACGGGGTTGGAGCCTTCCGCAAGCCGGCGCAGGATTGCCCGGGAACGACATGGGATCAGAGTGCTCGATAGTTTTGTTGAGGAACTAGGCAGCGAAGAGAGCTTTGATGTCGTTACCATTAGACACGTATTGGAGCATCTGGAGAATCCGCTTGAGGCGCTCAGACATATTCATTCCCACACCAGGCATGACGGGCTGTTAGTAGTTGTTGTACCTAATATCGACTGCCTGGGAAGATTTCTTTTCGATACGCGCTGGTCGTGGATTTTGCCGTGGCATTGCTTGTTTTTCAATCCACGCTCTTTGCAAGGGCTTGTCGAAAGGGCGGGCTTCAAGGTTGAGAATGTGTATCAGACCCCTTCGCCGCTTTGGTATCCAGAAAGTTTCTTCAGGGTTCTTCCCGGTTCATCAGAATTGAGAGAGAGATTTTATGCTCGACTTAATATTTGGGCACTTTTGCCGTTTGCTCCTCTCGTCGCTGCAGGTTATCTTAGCGGGTTCAGCGATAATATAACCCTCATAGCGCGGGCTTGCCGTCATAAATGA
- a CDS encoding glycosyltransferase family 9 protein — MNPRLLKLIDSVVGRTAAAIIPPPSLVLQPHLPKSILVIRPGGIGDAALLAPALHALQRSYPGVSIDILAERRNAGAFALCPGLRSVSRYDVPAEFFPVLRSSYDVVIDTEQWHRLSAVVARIVRAGIKIGFATNERRRLFTHPIPYEQDDYEADSFMRLLTPLGIRGEGEAECSFLAVPARDAELVDQLLGGLKGRRFVALFPGASIAERRWGAERFASLAALLVQRGIGVVVVGGESERAAGRTVEAAGGLSLCGRTGLAATAAVIGRSALLVSGDSGILHIAVGLGIPTVSLFGPGRAKKWAPRNGYHTVINKELPCSPCTTFGYTPKCPGNARCMADITVDEVKGAVLAVLEKIISHPK; from the coding sequence ATGAATCCCCGGTTGCTCAAACTGATAGATAGTGTGGTGGGACGCACTGCAGCAGCCATCATTCCCCCGCCATCGCTTGTTCTGCAGCCACACCTCCCCAAGTCCATCCTCGTCATCCGCCCCGGTGGCATCGGCGACGCTGCCCTCCTTGCTCCCGCGCTGCACGCACTGCAAAGGAGCTACCCCGGTGTCTCCATTGATATTCTGGCCGAACGGCGTAATGCCGGCGCTTTTGCTCTCTGTCCCGGCCTCCGTTCGGTTAGCCGCTACGACGTTCCCGCTGAGTTTTTTCCCGTGTTGCGTTCAAGCTATGATGTTGTCATCGATACGGAACAGTGGCACCGGCTTTCGGCGGTAGTGGCCCGAATTGTTCGGGCGGGGATCAAAATCGGCTTTGCGACCAATGAGCGCCGTCGTCTCTTCACCCATCCCATACCCTACGAGCAGGATGACTACGAGGCCGACAGCTTCATGCGACTGTTAACACCGCTCGGCATCAGAGGGGAAGGGGAGGCGGAATGCTCGTTTCTGGCTGTTCCTGCCAGGGATGCCGAACTGGTCGATCAACTGCTCGGGGGACTGAAGGGGCGGCGATTCGTCGCACTGTTTCCCGGGGCAAGTATTGCGGAGCGGCGTTGGGGGGCGGAACGCTTCGCGAGTCTTGCTGCGCTGCTGGTACAACGAGGCATCGGCGTCGTTGTGGTCGGAGGTGAGTCCGAGCGTGCCGCCGGCCGTACTGTGGAGGCGGCCGGCGGTCTGTCTCTGTGCGGAAGGACGGGGCTTGCCGCTACCGCAGCGGTGATCGGTCGGTCGGCTCTTCTCGTCAGCGGCGATTCGGGTATCCTTCACATTGCCGTCGGTCTCGGCATACCCACAGTCTCACTTTTTGGCCCCGGCCGGGCGAAGAAGTGGGCGCCTCGCAACGGTTACCATACGGTGATCAACAAGGAGTTGCCCTGTTCCCCCTGCACCACCTTCGGATACACGCCGAAATGTCCTGGAAATGCGCGCTGCATGGCGGATATCACTGTGGATGAGGTTAAAGGCGCTGTTCTTGCTGTGCTTGAAAAAATAATATCTCATCCTAAATAA